The following is a genomic window from Nicotiana tabacum cultivar K326 chromosome 3, ASM71507v2, whole genome shotgun sequence.
AATGGAGTTTATTCCATCTTGAAATTGAGACAGACTCCACGAAGGTAATCCATGCAATacaaaaaagtaataaaatatatcATAAGGTTGTTAATGAATGCAGGCGGTTCATGCACCAGCAGAAGGTAATCCTCTAGCACATCTTCAGGCAAGGGAATATGACAGCTCATCATCTAGCAAAGAAGACCAAGGACAAAGGAAAATAACTTTTTGTACTACTCCCTTCTTTTGTAAATAATATTGTGGAAAGTGAACAATCAGAACTTCATGTTTTTGTTAAGTCTTTATCAGTTGATGCTTGCAATACACTAGCAAGCTTAGATAATCGATGTGTCCTCAGAGATACAAACTATGACGATTATGTATGAAGCATTACGtagttattaatatattatttctTGCTTGCTAAAAAAAATTTAGAATGAACGATCATTTTTGAACAACTAAATTATATAATAATCTTTTACGTGTAGTAATGAATCAATAATGACAAATATATTTAAGAGTACTATTTATTAAAACAAGATAACTAATTGTATCTAAAAGTACTATAATTACCTAATGActttcaaaattataaaaatgagaaagaaagatATTTTTTACATAAATTGTGTAATGATTTTACAAAATACTTGCATACGGTGGTCtatatctattatttattataaaaacaGATGATCTAAAGTAAAACATTAACAGAACAAAATGCATTGCACATATAAAGTTGAGCAATATTTCTGTCTTTTAACAAATACATGTTCTAAACATTTATGTATAATATATCAatattgtttgactcaaaagatattaaaatctttttgaacaaatcaattaaAGATAAAGGGGTAAATCCtagttaaaaataattaactctagattCGACATGAATAATATGAATAGAAAAACATAACCGAGTATAAATATTGGCCGTGATTATGGCCAGATTTAATAGCATAAAGAAAGATGCATTAAATAAcattaaatgacaataaaatgtaaataaaggaaaagattcaCCAAATCTTGAGTGGAGCTTATCCTCTTTCATTTGATAAAGACGAATGATAACAGATACAAGAACTTTAAGACCCTTTTTAGATCTGATGAAGGTCTGGGATCACAGATCCTCTAATTTCTTTAAAGAGGTATGTTTGCATATTttctagagagagagggagagggagagagagtCAGCCCCCTTTTTGGAAGtcctctcttcctatttataaggggtaTCCATAGAAAATCCTAAAAAAGTATAATTAGAGGGAATATTCAGTAGAATATTCCCTTAGAGTATTCCAAAGCAAACTAGCTATTTCATAACTGTCTgacctcggccttattgatgACTGTCTGACCTCGGCCTGTCTGACCTCGGCTATTGATGAATGTCCGACCTCGACCTtattgatgactgtccgacctcggccttattgatgactgtccgacctTGGCATGTCCGACCTTGACCTTATATCACTGCGTGCCAAATTGCTTTGAtctaattttgacccatacaaatACATATTCTAATAAATATTGTCAGATATAAATTTTCTCATGACCATCATCATTAAACATCAAATTATCGAAGCATTGATGAAGGGACATTTTACACTTGCATGTCAAGttcaataaatataattttagagAATCTGAATAGATAGTATTATAATATATCATTAATTTTTGTATATCAAGTATATCTTACTAATTAATCTCTCAAGAAAGAAGGCAAACAAATAACTTCAGTAATTGAAGGCAAAGCCTGGAGTCCCACTAAGGCATTAGGCAGGAAAAGATCTATTCCTTCATTAAGCTAACTTAATCGGATCAATATtcatcattttcaaaattttttatttttttatatttattaaataacTCTAATATATTCTTTTAGCGGagtaatatttatgtaatttttatagTTGTATATTCAATGTATAAGGTACAATCAacaacatatttttatatttttttattgatCGACATGTAACACACGTGTCACACACGTATACTAAAGCTGGTATAGATCAAATAAACCAAGCAGAAAATCTTTTTATTTCAATCTAGCTTTCTATCGAGCTTGGCCCTTTCTCCGGTTGTTTTGACCTTTTCTTTTTGGTCACATGAGATACATATTCAATTTTTGTTCAACCACATTCAATATATTCAATCGCCAGTACTATGAATATAGTTTTCAAATGTCAATATATAAGTTAGACAAATTGAAGATATGCTAAAACGTCCTTGTATAAATTTTCATGGTATCCCAAATCACATTTCGCAAATCGAAAGGGAAAGTCTTTTCATCTATTAGCTTATCTTGTAGATTGGTGCAATTTTAACTTATAAGCACAGTTTGCTCATGTTGATCAATCAAGAGGGTTGTTGCCATTTCTTAAGGTTGTCAGCCTCATATATACGTGAGATGTAATCATATATATGTTAATTTCCAAACAAAATCAAACTTCATCAATAAATAGCAAataataacttataataaaattcaATATATAAAAGTACAACTCGGGATGAAATATAAAATGTATTTTATTCATTCTTAAAATTGTAGATAGAATTCTAGTTTAAAATGAAAAGGACAAGAATTTGATAAAGCTCATCTTTGTGAATACGAAAAAATATAATGATTGTTTTAAGGACTTGactaagaaagtgatcatacttGTATTCAATATTAGAATGAAATAGATCTAATAGAACATAATGAACATAGATGATGCATATAATCTCATGCCAACTAATCTAGAATTACATAATTGATTAATTGATGCGATCAAGTGAGAAGAAACTGATGCTTTGGACAATTGTAAACATTAAATTCATTAAAACACTCAAATTTTCTCCTTGCAGCTGCTTTTAACTATATCACTTCCACTGAATTCATCTTATTGTCAAAACTTTTAATCCGTTTTGTTGTAAAGAGTTCCAACACATGACTTCCATCTTCTTCAGTTTCTTCATTCTTCATCCTCTTGCGTTTGAGAAATTTGACTAGTCTTTCTAAACAAATTTTAGCATTGTCACTCTTTATAAGTTCCTCAGCAACTTCTGCAGGGGTGACTTGTACACTCTCAATCAACTCTTGTATTTCTTTAAATTGCCAATTTTGATGATCATGCACTTTCAGATAATTTTTTGCCAAGACCGTAAATCCTTCAATAGTTAAATAAGACATGTGGATGTGCATGTCCATACGCCCCGGTCTTAACAGAGCTGGATCAATCTTGTCTTTGTTGTTAGTGGTAAATATGATAACTCTCTCATCTCCACAGCTTGACCATAGGCCATCTATGAAGTTCAGTAGCCCAGCAAGTGTAAACTGGAtgtaaaaatcaaaagaaaaaaaaaaaaaaagaggaattagGGAAAATCTTTAATTAGCCGACTTGGATAGAGACGAATCCAATATGTagaaatatgtatatataatttgAGAAGAAAACAATTGGTATAGTTGAACCCGCATAACTTATCAAAGATTCGTCTCTCCCCGGGCTCTAATCAATGGCGCAGCCAGAATTTTAATAAGATCAATGAGGAAAAATCACACCAAAGATTTTGAACGCATAATTAAAACAAATTTTAAACCTCCTTTGCTACTAATTACCTTTATAATAAAGGAATTCAACAATTTatgtatatacataaaaaattgaTTTTATACTTTTTGCACAATATAATTTCTAACgtaaaggatttagttgaattctTCATTACATGTAGTTCTGCATCTTTGGCCTATATGAGTCAACCATAAGATGTTCGATAAGATTGAATTGTGACGTATGTCACGGATTCAAGCCTTGTGTCATGCGACTAAGTCTAGCATTTAAGTGGAAAAAGGGTAAAAGTGAGGGCTTATTATTCTCGAGTTTCAAATGATACAATTGGTAATCATGATTGATACAATTGGTAAtcatgattatgattttctcgatcaccaaaaaaaaaaaaaaaaaatcaaaaagtttTTGCTCAAAACTTGCACAGAAAGTGACCAAAGGTTCACGTGCCATTTTACTAGTTTGTTATTCAATGAATTCATCATTGGAGTGAAATTAAGTTAAACCAAAAAGGGTGGGGGCAGGAGCTTGAATTTAGGTGACAAGAGGAGAAACCTGTTGATCACGAGGTCGACGGGCATCAGCATGAATTGGTAAACTTGCAGTGTTTCTTCTGTCTGGCAACTCCATGCTGCAATCAATATCTTCAATGACAAGTATGGATTTATTTGTGGTCCTCAACAACAGTTTTTTCAAATCTGAGTCTCTCTTTACATTGGCCAACTCTAAATCAAAAATATCAAACTTTAAATAATTAGCCATTGCTGCAATCAAACTTGATTTTCCTGTTCCTGGAGGTCCATACAATAAGTACCCTCTTTTCCAAACTTTTCCTACTTTCTTGTAGAATTCTTTTCTTCTTAAAAACCTGTCAAGATCCTCAATTATAGCCTTCTTCAGCCCTGCATTATATACAAgtgataaattaattttaagtTTAAACGGTTGATCTATTTTAAGGAACTGACTCAATGGATTGAACTCGAAATGACTCATCAAACTATTAGGTCAAAACAGGTTAAAATAATGTAAAAACTCAAACACGTTTTGACTCAACATTGGACAGGTATGAAAAGTCATTTTTGACCCGTTCAAGTTTGATCCAACCCGCTTGTTTGTCACCTTTACCTGCATCCATCGCGAGAGTATCGAAGGTGGAAGGGTGTTCAAAGTTGATGGAATCCCAAAATTGTGCTGATgaataagaagaagaacaacCTAAAGTATGTAACTTGACAACTTTCTTCTCAGCTTTAATGACATTGGCTTCTTTCAGTACAAATGGCATGTAACAATTCAACACTTTGTCCTTGTATTTCTTGTCAAAAGAGAGCTCAAAATGTCGTTTTTCAGACACAAAAATATCATTGTCAAAATTTCCATGGCCTGGAAATGTTAGCGTCTTTTTGCACTCTTCCGAAACAAACCTCCAAATAACCTCTACTCCTTCAAAAATATCAGTAGTTTTCCAACTCTTAGCAAAGTTAACACGTAATTTCTTCTCTTTGGACTGTTTGCTAAGTTTGAAAACGTCAATTTCAGGGCTAATCTTGTCGTACAAATAAATTTCTGCAGCTTCATAGATTTCATTGCTAGACATACCATCCCTTTCTTCAATTACTAGAGTAGTAGTGGATGAAAGAGGCTTAAAATAATGACGAATTCTTGAGAAAATGTAGTCTTGAACTTGATGGGGAAACACTTGATTTAccattgtttgaaatagcataattgaAGCAGACATTGAAGCGTAGGCTGAGAATATTGACAAAGGTGAAGGCAATCCTGAGTAGTTCACCATCTTTCTGCGAGCTTCTTCTACGTGCCTAGGTTACTAAATTTCTACGATGAGAAAATTTTACTATGAGTGGAATCTGAAAACAATACCCCCTTCACCTTTTGAATGGGAACGACAAACCTTCTGAGAGGAATGGGAATTGACCCCTATTCCTCTAGATAATTAATAACTCAATATTTAATTAAGTACATCATTTAATGGAGTATATGTGCCAACGATTAATAttataccaaatttaaaaaatatgtacataaaatatttaatttcgCAGAAAGATCACGAGTTCACGTGCCCATAAATTTGCCGATAAATCCGCCCCTACACTATCAATGCAATTTGAGTGATTATAATGAGTTGTATTATAAGTTCTCTTTTAGACTACAATATTAGACTTACTAAGAAAAATCACCTTTAATTTTGAACCAATTTAACATTATGATGTAAAGAATTAATGCATTGTCGTTATCAATTCATAAAACTTAAACTCATCTAAAAATAGCACGCGTGTAGAATTAAAATATCCCCGAGGGCCACTTTGTACAATTCTTTTTTCTGGCACTTTGCACATTTGTAAAGTACAACATCTTACTTGGATGCAGAAACATAAATAATGCAATTTCAGGAACCAAAAAAGCCATACGATGTGCTGGTTAGTTCACCAACGTTGGATACATGAATCAAAGAGATTTATAGTGTCTGAGGGTGACACCTGTCCTATTACCTATGCGCAATGCCTTTTCACTATTTCTATAAAAAGGAACCAGAAGTGGTCCAAATCGTGTTTGAATACCCACCCATACCActaataaaagaagaaatatgCTTTGGGTGAATCACATCACGCACGACAATATATTCGTATTCCTCGCCGTCCAATATTATAGTTATCTCATCAGACGACGATTTGATGAAACTCTTATTCCTAATTTTGGTTATGGATTCAAGTGAATATGATAGTTTTTGTTCCTGACTGTATGAGTCAAAATCTTACTAGAATGGTTGTCCTTAAGAGGAGTAATAAGGGGTCGATCAAGTCAAAATCATGTCCGCGGGGCGAGATAGCAAAGAGCACCTCGGCCATCGCCGAGGTCAAATCGTCAGAAAGCTTACATCACATAACAAACATtgtgttcgagcaaatgatgaagggCACCGTCGTAAGAAGGTACGCCGGTCAAAGACCATTGGATAAAAGGGAAAGTTAATATATATAAGGGGAGCTAGACCCAGAGAAGGTGGGGGATATACATTCAAGTGAATTCAAGTGAATTTAATGTACGATTATTACATTAAGAAATATTACACgttcttattcttcttctattTTCGCACTCTGTATATTTGGATCTGGGATTAGTTATGTTTGGATAAGATTTACCTTCTATGTTACTGATAATTAGTTCGTCAAAAGAGttttatactttttggtcaaataatttggcgtcgtctgtggAGATTTCTTAGTCAAATTTCTTAGTTTTCTCCAGATCTAGAACTGGAAAAATATAACCATCCACTCGAAAGAGCGGTAAATAAACTTCCGAGACAATTGTACTAATCTAGGTCAGGCTGCTACATAAAAGTAGGACTCATAACCAATATCTATGCAAAACCCACATCTCGCATGTAACGATAGGTTTAGCACGAGGTATGCACGTTCAAGATAGGATCACGGTCATCTGGCGTGACCACATCCCCATTTGACGCATTTACCTTATATATTAACCCGCATTCCTACCCCTTAGAAGGGGATGACAGCTTATTGCGCGGTCATTTGAAAGAATGGGCATATCCTACCCTATTTTCACATTCCCCCACGCATTGGATGGTCTACGAACGAAGTATGACATGTTTCCCTTATTGTTGGTACAAATCGAACGAGATCGGACCGAGACTCGATTTCAACACTTCAGCAAGTGAGGTGAGCCCAATTGATGCGAAGCCTGGATGCTGTTAACAACGGAGCTAAACATGGCCGTCAAATCTAAAACCACCATTCGAACACCAGGCGGAGCGAATAACACTAAAATGCGCTCCTCTCACTGACTCGTTGGGTTGAGGTACGAAAAATTTCTTTTTGGTTTATCCTCTTTTTTGTTGGTTTAAATAGGAGTGCGAGCACTCGCATGGGCAAGCGAGCAAAGGAGCATTCCAACTAGAAATAATGGGAGGAAAACTACTACAAAACAACTGGAATGTTGCTCACCTCAAATATGTCGAACTCTGAAAAAGGACACCCCTCAAGTCATACCCTTTTTCCCCCACCCGAGTTTCGCCCTAGTTGGGTCCTCCCGGAGAGATTTCTAACAAGGCGGCTAAAGGGACGTCTCGAAGTTCAAGTATGATTCATCACCCCGCCTGTCGACTACTTCCCCAGGCCGGGCGATAAAGGGACTAGATACGTGGAAACTTCCCCAACACATGTATGAAACGAACATGTATAGCATTTTCCAGTGAATGAAATAGAGCAACATTTTGTACCCCCAATCGAGGTATTCTCCAATGCAAGCAAAGTAGAGCAAACTGGGACTCACCTAGGAAACACACAAAAGCAAACTGGGTCTCACCCAGGAAATGCAGAAGTTAAGCAAAATTGGGACTCCCCTAGGGAACACCCAATATTCTCCAGTAAAAACAAAACCGAGTACGCCAAGACTCACCCCGATATACGCACAAATAGTACGATGACCTATGAAATTCTC
Proteins encoded in this region:
- the LOC107798299 gene encoding AAA-ATPase At5g17760; its protein translation is MVNYSGLPSPLSIFSAYASMSASIMLFQTMVNQVFPHQVQDYIFSRIRHYFKPLSSTTTLVIEERDGMSSNEIYEAAEIYLYDKISPEIDVFKLSKQSKEKKLRVNFAKSWKTTDIFEGVEVIWRFVSEECKKTLTFPGHGNFDNDIFVSEKRHFELSFDKKYKDKVLNCYMPFVLKEANVIKAEKKVVKLHTLGCSSSYSSAQFWDSINFEHPSTFDTLAMDAGLKKAIIEDLDRFLRRKEFYKKVGKVWKRGYLLYGPPGTGKSSLIAAMANYLKFDIFDLELANVKRDSDLKKLLLRTTNKSILVIEDIDCSMELPDRRNTASLPIHADARRPRDQQFTLAGLLNFIDGLWSSCGDERVIIFTTNNKDKIDPALLRPGRMDMHIHMSYLTIEGFTVLAKNYLKVHDHQNWQFKEIQELIESVQVTPAEVAEELIKSDNAKICLERLVKFLKRKRMKNEETEEDGSHVLELFTTKRIKSFDNKMNSVEVI